In one Gammaproteobacteria bacterium genomic region, the following are encoded:
- a CDS encoding GNAT family N-acetyltransferase: MIREANENDCVTLAALSLDVWLKAYAIDGINSQVARFALSTFTESSFKETLLNKKYKLLVYVDDRYLRGYALVNLESSYQSEYSCPEKNGFEIEKLYVHTAFQGLNIGTSLLSEIQIRYGDTFWLYTWVRNESMGFYKKFGFKDVGEYHFEFGNETIENRVLVYRAKTQNK; encoded by the coding sequence GTGATAAGAGAAGCTAACGAAAATGACTGCGTAACCTTGGCAGCATTGTCTTTAGATGTATGGCTTAAAGCTTATGCAATTGATGGGATAAATTCCCAAGTTGCTCGGTTCGCATTGTCTACATTCACAGAAAGTAGTTTTAAAGAAACCCTGTTGAACAAAAAATATAAGCTGTTAGTTTATGTCGATGATAGATACCTGCGGGGCTACGCACTGGTAAATTTAGAGTCGAGTTATCAATCTGAATACTCATGCCCTGAGAAAAATGGCTTTGAAATTGAAAAACTCTATGTTCATACGGCTTTTCAAGGCCTAAATATTGGTACCAGTCTGCTGTCCGAAATTCAAATACGCTATGGTGATACTTTTTGGCTGTATACATGGGTGCGTAATGAATCGATGGGGTTTTATAAAAAATTTGGGTTCAAAGATGTCGGTGAATATCATTTTGAATTTGGCAATGAAACCATAGAAAATCGAGTGCTGGTATATCGAGCAAAGACCCAAAATAAATGA
- a CDS encoding L,D-transpeptidase yields MAQKIHIDDILQSYFQQKPALEQAIVVNVADQQCLLIDRAGKVHKTYQVSTAAVGINNAAGSNGTPVGLHSVCELIGDTQPLGRRFIGRVANDEIIDIVKETPNIAPTGDYILTRILRLKGEEQINNSEGVDSFKRYVYFHGTNEEYLIGTPASHGCIRMRNDDIVEIFGLVALDTPVIIS; encoded by the coding sequence ATGGCGCAGAAAATACACATTGATGACATTTTGCAATCATACTTTCAGCAAAAACCAGCGCTAGAACAAGCTATTGTCGTAAACGTTGCGGATCAACAATGTTTGTTAATTGATAGGGCAGGTAAGGTACATAAAACCTACCAAGTATCTACCGCCGCAGTGGGTATCAATAATGCCGCTGGTAGTAATGGCACGCCGGTTGGCTTGCACTCTGTGTGTGAGTTAATTGGTGATACACAACCATTGGGCCGGCGCTTTATTGGCAGAGTCGCAAATGATGAAATTATCGATATTGTTAAAGAGACTCCTAATATTGCGCCGACAGGGGATTATATCCTGACACGTATTCTAAGACTTAAAGGCGAAGAGCAAATCAATAATAGTGAAGGGGTTGATAGTTTCAAACGCTATGTTTATTTTCATGGCACCAATGAAGAATACTTAATCGGCACGCCAGCTTCACATGGCTGCATCCGAATGCGTAACGATGATATCGTAGAGATTTTCGGTTTAGTCGCACTAGATACGCCAGTTATTATTAGCTAA
- a CDS encoding Gfo/Idh/MocA family oxidoreductase: MSIKIGIIGIGAIGADHAKRITNSLTGASIVALNDVNLAQAHAVADTLQLNAKVYTDAHELINADDVDAILVTSWGPTHEEFVLAAIAANKYVFCEKPLATTAQGCKNIVDAELKAGKNLVQVGFMRPYDSGYQLLKQAITNGDIGEPLMVHCAHRNPEVPESYLTPMAIHDTLIHELDVLRWLLDDDYKSAQVVFPRKSRYAHSQLADPQIVLLETTKGVRIDVEVFVNCQYGYDIQCSVVGEEGIANLPEPQSLLIRKEAKLATTVLTDWKQRFIDAYDVELQDFIDGVKAQNLIGPTAWDGFAASIAADACVKAQESGQIESIEMPERPAFYQ, from the coding sequence ATGAGTATTAAAATTGGAATTATTGGCATCGGCGCTATCGGGGCTGATCATGCAAAACGTATCACCAACAGTTTAACTGGCGCTAGCATTGTCGCCCTCAATGACGTTAACCTTGCACAAGCACATGCCGTTGCAGACACACTGCAACTCAATGCTAAAGTTTATACCGACGCTCATGAGCTGATAAACGCCGATGATGTCGATGCAATATTGGTGACATCTTGGGGCCCAACCCATGAAGAGTTCGTGTTAGCCGCGATTGCTGCTAACAAATATGTGTTCTGTGAAAAGCCATTAGCGACCACAGCGCAAGGCTGTAAAAACATTGTTGATGCAGAATTAAAGGCCGGTAAAAATCTGGTACAAGTCGGCTTTATGCGCCCTTATGACAGTGGCTATCAGCTACTCAAACAAGCCATTACTAATGGCGATATCGGCGAACCGCTAATGGTGCACTGCGCGCACAGAAACCCAGAAGTACCGGAGAGTTATCTAACACCGATGGCTATTCACGATACTTTAATACATGAGCTCGACGTATTACGCTGGTTACTCGATGACGACTACAAAAGCGCTCAAGTCGTATTCCCACGTAAAAGTCGTTATGCACACAGCCAATTGGCCGATCCACAAATTGTGCTGCTTGAAACCACTAAAGGTGTACGCATAGACGTTGAAGTGTTTGTTAACTGCCAATACGGTTACGACATTCAATGTTCAGTGGTCGGCGAAGAAGGGATCGCCAATTTACCAGAGCCACAAAGCTTACTGATACGCAAAGAAGCTAAACTCGCCACTACTGTATTAACCGATTGGAAACAACGCTTTATTGATGCCTATGACGTAGAGTTGCAAGACTTTATCGATGGGGTAAAAGCACAAAACCTTATTGGCCCTACGGCTTGGGATGGCTTTGCCGCCTCAATTGCCGCAGATGCATGTGTTAAGGCACAAGAAAGTGGCCAAATTGAAAGTATAGAAATGCCTGAACGCCCAGCGTTTTACCAGTAA
- a CDS encoding sugar phosphate isomerase/epimerase — protein MKIALDPYMHRHLSLAETCRLSAELGYEHIELSPREDFLQWWTRPRVYPERIKTFKKALRDHNVSLATLQPMYRWSSPYADEWEMAMDNWKRTIELAVEMDNPLLISEFGRGGSPERSAADRSGIHTPEACENAFWRSMDVLVPMLEREGLTLSIEPHPEDWVEEMAPAVNIIKSINSDAIKCSYIAPHSFYYGDDLAQSIRDTKGILAHARIADTFNHKASSQLRYIVNPPGSNARVHQHLDMGEGEIDWDCFFKTLHEVGFDGVLSSCVFAWEERAEHSSRFMREEIQRYVDKYWNQ, from the coding sequence ATGAAAATTGCTTTAGATCCATACATGCACCGTCATTTATCACTAGCAGAGACCTGTCGTTTAAGCGCGGAATTAGGTTATGAGCATATAGAATTGTCACCTCGCGAAGATTTTTTGCAATGGTGGACCAGGCCCCGCGTTTACCCTGAGCGCATTAAAACATTCAAAAAAGCCCTGCGCGATCACAATGTATCGCTCGCAACGCTGCAACCTATGTATCGCTGGTCGAGCCCTTACGCTGATGAGTGGGAAATGGCGATGGACAACTGGAAGCGTACAATTGAGTTGGCCGTTGAAATGGACAACCCGTTACTAATCTCTGAATTTGGCCGTGGTGGTTCGCCTGAACGATCAGCGGCAGATAGATCTGGCATCCATACTCCTGAAGCTTGTGAAAATGCCTTTTGGCGCTCGATGGACGTACTTGTTCCAATGCTTGAGCGCGAAGGACTAACACTAAGTATTGAACCCCACCCTGAAGATTGGGTCGAGGAAATGGCGCCTGCCGTCAACATTATAAAAAGCATTAACTCCGATGCGATCAAGTGCTCTTATATTGCACCACACTCTTTCTATTACGGTGACGACTTAGCACAGAGTATTCGTGATACAAAAGGCATACTCGCTCACGCCAGAATCGCCGACACTTTTAACCACAAGGCTTCTTCACAGCTGCGCTATATCGTCAATCCACCAGGTTCTAACGCCCGCGTACATCAACACTTAGACATGGGTGAAGGCGAAATCGACTGGGACTGTTTCTTTAAAACCTTGCACGAAGTGGGCTTTGACGGCGTTTTATCAAGCTGCGTATTTGCCTGGGAAGAGCGTGCAGAACATTCATCTCGGTTTATGCGCGAAGAAATCCAGCGCTATGTCGACAAGTACTGGAACCAATAA
- a CDS encoding TIM barrel protein: MPSYPLNFSLNHMVAPSLSPIQLLEAAAELGLSAVELRTDIGDNSLTSLNEARAIGAKAAQLNIDIISINALYPFNIWNSERAAQADSLAELASACGAKALVLCPLNDGNHVEQSAEKSADLRNALSALKAILDKHQIKGLVEPLGFPISSLRFKQEAIEAIEAIDASDCFSVVHDTFHHRGAAEQSVFAQQTGLVHISGLEDEDISFNDMLDGHRVLVGPKDRLGNIEQIKQLHNAGYQGLVSFEPFSPAIWDLEDPISAVAQSISYIRQACEQ, encoded by the coding sequence ATGCCAAGCTATCCACTAAATTTTTCCCTCAATCACATGGTTGCACCATCATTATCACCAATTCAATTGCTAGAAGCTGCAGCAGAGCTCGGTTTGAGCGCGGTAGAGTTACGTACTGATATTGGTGACAATAGCCTTACTTCTCTCAATGAGGCTCGAGCGATTGGCGCTAAAGCTGCTCAATTGAACATTGATATCATCAGTATCAATGCGTTGTACCCATTCAATATCTGGAACAGCGAACGTGCAGCACAAGCCGACTCGCTTGCCGAACTTGCCAGCGCCTGCGGTGCCAAAGCGCTAGTGCTTTGCCCGTTGAACGATGGCAATCATGTTGAACAAAGTGCAGAGAAAAGCGCCGATTTGCGCAACGCGCTAAGCGCATTAAAAGCCATTTTAGATAAGCACCAGATTAAAGGATTAGTGGAACCACTCGGCTTTCCCATATCTTCATTACGTTTTAAGCAAGAAGCTATCGAGGCAATTGAAGCAATCGATGCCAGCGATTGCTTCTCTGTTGTACACGACACTTTTCATCATCGCGGCGCCGCTGAGCAATCGGTATTTGCACAGCAAACAGGACTTGTGCATATCTCGGGCTTAGAAGATGAGGACATTAGCTTTAATGACATGCTTGATGGTCATCGCGTTTTAGTCGGGCCTAAAGATCGCCTTGGCAACATTGAACAGATTAAACAGCTGCACAACGCAGGTTACCAAGGCTTGGTGTCTTTCGAACCATTTTCTCCGGCCATTTGGGATCTTGAAGATCCTATCAGCGCAGTAGCCCAGAGCATTAGTTACATTCGCCAAGCCTGTGAGCAGTAG
- a CDS encoding sugar ABC transporter substrate-binding protein — MKKLVLTALAVSAISAPISAGELKIGVSMAAFDDNFLTTLRYGIEAAAESEKAFVQIEDGKNDVGAQLNQIQNFIALGVDAIIVNPVDTDATISISDDAQAAGIPLIYVNRQPINVKQLPDNQAFVASNELESGTFQTEEVCRLLGGKGNIVVMMGELSNQAALQRTKDIHDVIKRPECNGLKIVAEQTALWSRTKGNDLMTNWISAGIEFDAVISNNDEMAIGAIQALKASGRSMDSVVVAGIDATADALASMKAGDLDVTVFQNAAGQGRGAVYAAIMLAQGKEVEQKVWIPFELVTPKNLAKYMAN, encoded by the coding sequence ATGAAAAAACTAGTATTAACGGCTCTAGCAGTCTCAGCAATTTCAGCGCCAATATCAGCAGGTGAACTTAAAATAGGCGTTTCTATGGCAGCCTTTGACGATAACTTTTTAACCACTTTACGTTACGGTATTGAAGCTGCAGCCGAAAGTGAAAAAGCGTTTGTTCAAATTGAAGATGGCAAGAATGATGTAGGCGCACAGCTTAACCAAATTCAGAATTTTATCGCATTAGGCGTTGATGCGATTATCGTCAATCCCGTTGATACAGATGCGACGATTTCGATTAGTGATGACGCACAAGCGGCGGGTATTCCACTTATTTATGTCAATCGACAGCCGATCAATGTCAAGCAGTTGCCAGACAATCAGGCGTTTGTTGCATCTAACGAACTGGAGTCTGGGACTTTTCAAACCGAAGAAGTTTGCCGTTTGTTAGGTGGTAAAGGAAATATTGTGGTGATGATGGGAGAGCTCTCTAATCAGGCGGCATTACAGCGCACTAAAGATATTCACGATGTGATTAAACGGCCAGAGTGTAACGGGCTAAAGATTGTAGCAGAGCAAACAGCACTGTGGTCACGTACTAAAGGAAATGACTTGATGACTAACTGGATCTCAGCGGGCATCGAGTTTGATGCGGTGATTTCAAACAACGATGAGATGGCAATTGGTGCGATTCAGGCATTAAAAGCGTCAGGTCGTAGCATGGACAGTGTAGTAGTCGCTGGCATTGATGCAACAGCTGATGCATTAGCGTCGATGAAAGCGGGCGATTTAGATGTAACTGTTTTCCAAAATGCGGCAGGTCAAGGTCGCGGTGCTGTCTATGCGGCTATTATGTTGGCGCAAGGCAAAGAGGTTGAGCAGAAAGTTTGGATCCCTTTTGAGCTAGTAACACCAAAGAACCTTGCTAAGTACATGGCTAACTAG
- a CDS encoding LacI family DNA-binding transcriptional regulator, giving the protein MSKRPTIRDLAQAANVSSATVDRVLNNRSTVRDATAQRVLIAAEKIGYHAAGLLKIRHKESKPIKRVVCLLQRSSDFFYQSLGLAIEQASSQLMDFQLEVSIVFMAEVSPSHIAEQLKQQAAKADAIVLVSLDHHTVNKEVEKIIYQGKPVITLLSPLSSPVQSGHIGQDSRKVGRTAGWAISSLAKKSGEVAILLGSHRYLNQEIAEISFISYFREFGGGFTLLPPILNLDDDRLAAEATAQLLADHPNLVGIYSAGGGVSGMISTLRSEETPDNLVTICNELMPATRDALRDGIVNMVIATPVERVAQEAIAMLNRAFLARGPVLNNTIYVPSELYISENI; this is encoded by the coding sequence ATGTCTAAACGCCCAACTATTCGCGATTTAGCCCAAGCCGCTAATGTCAGCAGTGCCACTGTTGATCGTGTATTAAATAACCGCTCAACGGTTAGAGATGCAACAGCACAGCGAGTATTAATTGCGGCAGAAAAAATAGGTTATCACGCGGCAGGGTTACTCAAAATACGCCATAAAGAGTCCAAGCCGATAAAACGAGTCGTGTGTTTATTACAACGCAGTTCAGACTTTTTCTATCAATCGCTCGGCTTGGCCATTGAACAAGCGTCTTCCCAATTAATGGATTTTCAACTCGAGGTTTCCATTGTCTTTATGGCTGAGGTATCCCCAAGTCATATTGCCGAGCAGCTAAAACAGCAAGCGGCGAAAGCCGATGCTATTGTGCTCGTTTCTCTTGATCATCATACCGTTAACAAAGAAGTCGAAAAAATAATCTACCAAGGCAAGCCTGTTATCACTTTGCTCTCTCCACTTTCATCTCCGGTTCAAAGTGGCCATATCGGACAAGACAGTCGTAAGGTAGGTCGTACAGCTGGTTGGGCTATTTCTAGTCTTGCTAAGAAATCCGGTGAAGTCGCAATTTTGTTAGGTAGCCACCGCTACTTAAATCAGGAAATAGCTGAAATAAGCTTTATCTCTTACTTTCGTGAATTTGGTGGTGGTTTCACGCTGTTACCCCCGATTTTAAACCTCGATGACGATAGACTGGCCGCAGAAGCAACTGCGCAACTATTGGCTGATCATCCTAATTTAGTGGGTATTTACAGTGCTGGAGGAGGAGTAAGTGGCATGATTTCGACTTTGCGATCAGAAGAAACACCCGATAACTTGGTGACTATTTGCAACGAGTTAATGCCTGCGACCCGTGATGCATTAAGAGACGGTATCGTCAATATGGTTATTGCTACGCCGGTAGAACGTGTCGCGCAAGAGGCAATAGCAATGCTCAACCGCGCTTTTTTAGCGCGAGGCCCTGTCTTAAATAATACGATCTACGTACCTTCTGAATTATATATCTCTGAGAATATCTAA
- a CDS encoding DHCW motif cupin fold protein, which translates to MSSNIPFQTIDWQSIAKTEHFGITGTAYWQTMQFGGLRVRYVEYSENYKADHWCEKGHIVYCLKGEVINEFKDGTQSTLSEGMSYIVSDDLSSHRSITKGGVHLLIIDGDFLKLAE; encoded by the coding sequence ATGAGTAGCAATATTCCTTTTCAGACGATTGACTGGCAAAGTATCGCGAAAACTGAGCATTTTGGTATCACTGGCACTGCCTATTGGCAAACAATGCAGTTTGGTGGTTTACGTGTGAGATATGTTGAATATTCTGAGAATTATAAAGCTGATCATTGGTGTGAAAAAGGTCACATAGTTTACTGCTTAAAGGGTGAAGTTATAAATGAATTCAAAGACGGTACTCAATCCACTTTGAGTGAAGGCATGTCATATATTGTTTCTGATGATCTTAGTTCTCATCGTTCAATTACCAAAGGAGGCGTTCATCTACTGATAATTGATGGCGATTTCTTGAAATTGGCAGAATAA
- a CDS encoding LysE family transporter codes for MNELNFLITIAGIYFMLAVSPGPNFLIISVAAAGKSRLYATFVALGVSTASVFWSGLAAMGLGLVLAQFQGSQRALQIFGGMYLLYIAFKTLKNAKAPLAKNIEVSADLNVFSGYLSGLLTNLGNPKSLIFFSSVFATLYTPDITTTLKVWSILVVGVVSIGWNLVVVFVFSSKKSQNIYTGSKKWIDYMTGGLIGFCSLKLILNF; via the coding sequence ATGAACGAATTGAACTTTTTGATAACTATTGCTGGCATATATTTTATGCTGGCAGTAAGTCCGGGACCGAACTTTTTAATTATCTCAGTGGCTGCCGCTGGTAAGTCGAGGTTGTACGCTACATTTGTCGCGTTGGGTGTTTCGACAGCTAGTGTGTTTTGGTCTGGTCTTGCTGCAATGGGACTTGGATTGGTGCTGGCTCAATTTCAAGGTTCGCAACGAGCATTACAAATTTTTGGCGGTATGTACTTATTGTATATCGCTTTTAAAACATTAAAGAATGCAAAGGCACCACTGGCTAAAAATATCGAAGTATCCGCAGATCTAAATGTTTTTTCAGGGTACTTATCGGGCTTGTTGACCAATTTAGGAAACCCTAAAAGCTTAATCTTTTTTTCAAGTGTTTTCGCCACACTTTATACACCTGACATTACTACGACTTTAAAGGTTTGGTCGATTTTAGTAGTGGGAGTGGTGTCTATTGGTTGGAACTTAGTGGTTGTTTTTGTTTTTTCTTCTAAAAAATCACAAAATATTTATACTGGAAGTAAGAAGTGGATTGATTATATGACTGGTGGCTTAATTGGCTTTTGTAGTCTTAAGTTGATTCTAAATTTCTAA
- a CDS encoding hydroxymethylglutaryl-CoA lyase, translating into MALPKFVKIVEVGARDGLQNEAAVSLEDKITLVNALSETGLKMIETGSFVSPKWVPQMADSSTLFSRIERGDGITYSALTPNLKGLEAAIAAGADEVAVFGAASESFSQKNINCSVEESLQRFEPLMARAEQAGLRVRGYVSCVLGCPYDGEIAPEKVAMVAQRLYQMGCYEISLGDTVGVGTPLAVKTMLTEVIKVVPVDKLAVHFHDTYGQALANIYSALELGISVVDSAVAGLGGCPYAKGASGNVATEELVYMLNGLGIISGVDLEKLVSAGWDISKALGKVPNSKVALALKPAV; encoded by the coding sequence ATGGCGTTACCAAAATTTGTAAAAATTGTTGAAGTGGGTGCCCGCGACGGCTTGCAAAATGAAGCCGCGGTTAGCCTTGAAGATAAAATCACCTTAGTCAACGCTTTGAGTGAAACAGGGCTAAAGATGATTGAAACAGGCAGCTTTGTATCACCGAAATGGGTGCCACAAATGGCCGACAGCAGCACGCTATTTAGCCGAATTGAACGTGGCGATGGCATTACTTATTCGGCGCTAACGCCCAACCTTAAAGGTTTAGAAGCCGCCATTGCGGCGGGCGCTGATGAGGTAGCAGTGTTTGGCGCGGCGTCAGAAAGCTTTAGCCAAAAGAATATCAATTGCAGTGTCGAAGAATCACTACAACGCTTTGAACCATTAATGGCACGTGCCGAGCAAGCAGGATTGCGGGTGCGAGGTTACGTGTCTTGTGTCTTAGGTTGCCCTTACGACGGAGAGATTGCGCCTGAAAAAGTAGCGATGGTCGCGCAAAGACTTTACCAAATGGGCTGTTATGAAATAAGCCTTGGCGATACCGTGGGCGTGGGTACGCCACTCGCCGTAAAAACCATGTTAACCGAAGTAATTAAGGTAGTACCGGTTGATAAACTCGCGGTACATTTTCACGATACCTACGGCCAAGCATTAGCCAACATTTACAGCGCGTTAGAACTAGGCATTAGCGTAGTTGATAGCGCAGTGGCAGGACTCGGCGGCTGCCCTTACGCTAAGGGTGCGTCGGGCAATGTTGCAACAGAGGAATTAGTTTACATGTTAAACGGCCTTGGCATTATCAGCGGAGTCGACCTTGAAAAACTGGTCAGTGCTGGCTGGGATATCAGCAAAGCTCTAGGAAAAGTACCTAATTCAAAAGTGGCCTTGGCGTTAAAGCCTGCGGTTTAG
- a CDS encoding acetyl/propionyl/methylcrotonyl-CoA carboxylase subunit alpha, translating into MFDKILIANRGEIACRIIETAHKMGVRCVAIYSDADKDARHVAMADEAFHIGPSPSKDSYLRMDRILAAARESGAQAIHPGYGFMSENVEFAKACQAQGIVFIGPPVGAIDAMGSKSAAKIIMTDAGVPLVPGYHGDNQDPAFLKQQSELVGYPQLLKAAYGGGGKGMRVVWNLDEFDTALASTKREAMAGFGNDKMLIERYLTKPRHVEIQVFADNHGNCIYLSERDCSIQRRHQKVIEEAPAPNMPSEIKVAMGEAAVAAAKAINYQGAGTVEFLYDEDGSFYFMEMNTRLQVEHPVTEMITGQDLVAWQLKVASGEHLPLTQEQVTVDGHSIEVRIYAEDPDNEFLPATGQLNYLRQPQQSRHVRVDTGVRQNDEVSSFYDPMIAKLIVWDETRERAIARMLHALDEYRIGGLKTNLGFLTNLVGAEPFAQAQLNTGFIEKHTDLLFSPATDTSHRALALASLAILLGRQQHNKVASTQCNDPFSPWANTSGWRLNELPSHQLELTDQHGIAHFIHVTQNNDSYHFDFDNVKLTVSGQLSDDQLSATINGHKINLLLDQTDQHVSLFIKQDIHHFSIKGHGSTEFVSEEAESKLTAPMNGTIVSVMCQENQTVKAGDSLVIMEAMKMEYAITAPYDGTVTEIFYHDGDMVKDGQLLVEFEAQE; encoded by the coding sequence ATGTTTGATAAAATTTTAATTGCTAACCGCGGTGAAATTGCGTGTCGTATTATCGAAACCGCTCACAAAATGGGGGTACGCTGCGTCGCGATTTATTCTGATGCAGATAAAGACGCACGCCATGTCGCCATGGCCGATGAAGCATTCCATATTGGGCCATCACCGTCGAAAGACTCTTACCTTAGAATGGATCGTATTTTAGCCGCGGCTCGCGAGTCGGGCGCACAAGCTATTCACCCCGGTTACGGTTTTATGTCTGAAAACGTCGAATTTGCCAAAGCCTGTCAAGCGCAAGGTATCGTATTTATTGGCCCCCCGGTTGGCGCTATTGACGCGATGGGATCTAAAAGTGCGGCCAAAATCATTATGACCGATGCGGGTGTGCCGTTAGTGCCCGGTTACCACGGTGACAACCAAGATCCAGCGTTCTTAAAGCAGCAATCTGAACTTGTTGGTTACCCGCAACTGCTCAAAGCAGCCTATGGCGGTGGTGGCAAAGGCATGCGTGTGGTCTGGAACCTTGACGAATTTGACACGGCACTAGCTTCAACCAAACGTGAAGCAATGGCCGGTTTTGGTAACGACAAAATGCTCATTGAGCGCTACCTAACCAAACCCCGTCACGTTGAAATTCAGGTGTTTGCCGACAATCACGGCAACTGTATTTATTTGTCAGAACGTGATTGTTCAATTCAGCGCCGTCACCAAAAAGTGATCGAAGAAGCGCCTGCCCCTAATATGCCAAGCGAAATCAAAGTGGCGATGGGTGAAGCAGCCGTCGCTGCAGCAAAAGCGATTAATTATCAAGGCGCTGGCACGGTTGAGTTCTTATACGACGAAGACGGCTCGTTTTACTTCATGGAAATGAATACCCGCTTGCAAGTTGAGCATCCGGTTACTGAAATGATCACCGGCCAAGATTTAGTCGCGTGGCAGTTAAAAGTAGCCAGCGGCGAGCACCTGCCTTTAACGCAAGAGCAAGTAACGGTTGATGGTCACTCGATTGAAGTGCGTATTTATGCCGAAGATCCTGACAACGAGTTTTTACCGGCGACCGGCCAACTTAATTATTTGCGCCAGCCCCAACAATCGCGCCATGTGCGAGTTGATACTGGGGTTCGTCAAAATGACGAAGTCAGCAGTTTTTACGATCCGATGATTGCCAAATTAATTGTATGGGACGAGACCCGTGAACGCGCCATTGCTCGAATGTTGCATGCGCTTGACGAATATCGGATTGGCGGTTTAAAAACGAATCTTGGCTTTTTAACCAACCTTGTTGGTGCCGAGCCGTTTGCACAGGCACAGCTCAATACCGGCTTTATTGAAAAGCACACCGACTTACTGTTTAGCCCAGCAACTGATACCAGTCACCGTGCCCTCGCCTTGGCAAGCTTGGCCATTTTGCTTGGCCGCCAGCAACACAATAAGGTTGCGAGTACCCAATGTAACGATCCTTTTTCACCTTGGGCTAATACCAGCGGCTGGCGTTTAAATGAATTGCCAAGCCACCAGCTTGAACTGACTGATCAACACGGCATTGCTCATTTTATTCATGTCACCCAAAATAACGACAGTTATCACTTTGATTTTGACAATGTGAAGTTAACGGTCAGTGGCCAACTTAGTGATGATCAGTTAAGCGCCACCATTAATGGCCATAAAATCAATTTACTGCTTGATCAAACCGATCAGCATGTCAGTTTATTTATTAAGCAAGACATTCATCATTTCTCGATTAAAGGTCACGGCAGCACCGAATTTGTCAGTGAAGAAGCCGAGTCAAAACTGACCGCGCCAATGAATGGCACCATTGTTAGTGTCATGTGCCAAGAAAATCAAACCGTCAAAGCTGGTGATAGCTTAGTGATCATGGAAGCGATGAAAATGGAATACGCCATTACCGCGCCATACGATGGCACGGTAACTGAGATATTTTATCACGACGGTGATATGGTAAAAGACGGTCAACTGTTGGTCGAATTTGAGGCTCAGGAGTAA
- a CDS encoding enoyl-CoA hydratase/isomerase family protein, producing MNTTDYKYLTVTIDSRAIATITMTRVEVHNAFDDVMITELMNAFSTLKYDDNVRGVVLRSKGKNFSAGADVNWMRAMVNNNFQQNIDDAALLAKLMAAINFFPKPTIALVQGAAFGGAVGLVACCDIALATPQASFCLSEVKIGLIPAAISPYVVAAMGQRQARRYFLTAERFKAQQAVDFGLVHQVVDDLDKGVTPIIDSLLGNSPAAMAAAKELIEFVSSKPVDSRIIHGTTERIATIRVSDEGQEGLNAFLDKRTPSWVKE from the coding sequence ATGAATACCACTGACTATAAATACCTTACCGTAACAATTGATAGCCGTGCCATTGCCACCATTACCATGACCCGCGTTGAAGTGCATAACGCCTTTGACGATGTCATGATAACCGAACTGATGAATGCCTTTTCAACCTTAAAATATGACGATAACGTGCGTGGCGTTGTCTTACGTTCTAAGGGTAAAAACTTCTCTGCGGGTGCCGATGTTAATTGGATGCGCGCCATGGTCAATAATAATTTCCAGCAAAATATTGATGACGCTGCGCTACTGGCCAAATTAATGGCCGCGATCAACTTTTTTCCAAAACCAACCATTGCGCTAGTACAAGGCGCGGCTTTTGGCGGTGCAGTAGGCCTAGTAGCCTGTTGCGATATTGCACTGGCGACCCCACAAGCCAGCTTTTGCCTCAGTGAAGTTAAAATTGGCTTAATTCCAGCGGCTATCAGCCCTTATGTGGTCGCCGCGATGGGCCAACGCCAAGCACGGCGCTACTTTTTAACCGCCGAGCGATTTAAAGCGCAGCAAGCCGTCGACTTTGGTTTGGTTCATCAAGTGGTTGATGATTTAGACAAGGGCGTCACCCCGATTATTGATTCGTTGCTTGGCAACAGCCCCGCGGCGATGGCCGCAGCCAAAGAGTTAATTGAATTTGTCAGCTCAAAACCCGTTGACTCAAGAATTATCCATGGCACCACAGAGCGCATTGCCACCATTCGTGTATCAGACGAAGGCCAAGAAGGCCTCAACGCATTTTTAGACAAACGAACGCCGTCTTGGGTCAAGGAATAA